Part of the Lampris incognitus isolate fLamInc1 chromosome 1, fLamInc1.hap2, whole genome shotgun sequence genome is shown below.
AAAGCTATACTTAAGTTGGTTCAGAAATGTTTGCTATCTCAAGGGGGCTTATGTTGCAATTTTATATTTCCTCTGACATTACATAGTTTGGAGGGAATCCCGTTTCCTGTGCGATTGGCCTGGCAGTCCTCGATGTAATGGAGAAAGAGGACCTAAAAGGAAATTCCACACGAGTGGGAGCATATCTAAAAGACCTGCTCACAAATCTACAAACCAGACATCAAATTATCGGGGATGTGAGGTACAGTGGCTAATGTGATAAGTTCTGTTCTTAACTTATTCATTGGAATTTGGATTACTACCCCCTGCCATATTTTTATGCCGTTGGTATGGATGTAGTGCTGTGCGTCATACATTGCCAGCAGAGGATCATTCATCACTTCTCTGCAGGGGTGCAGGGCTGTTTGTGGGGCTTGAGTTGGTGACTGACAGAAAACAAAAGACTCCTGCCACAGATGCCGCATCCAGGCTGGTGAAGAGGTGAGAGGATAAAGTGTAGATGAGCAAGATTAGCTAGTTACAGGGTAATAAAGACAAATTGTGCTTTAAGAATGTATCCTTCCAAGCAAATTAATATGGTTTTGAATTGCTTAAGAAATGGCCTCTcaaaccccacccccccatcatTTTAGGgcactatctttttttttttccaacttagTGACAACATGGGGAATATGCCCCTTTTTATCTACTATACCAGGTTGAAGGAGGAGGACCATATCTTTGTCAGCACAGATGGTCCCTCGGAGAATGTCATCAAGTTTAAGCCTCCCATGTGTTTCAGCATGGAAGATGCAGAGCTGGTGACGCAAAGCATTGACCGCATCCTCACTGGTTAGTTACATAGGCATGGCTTTTTAAGTAAGACACTTTCTATTAACTCCCATCTGTTACATCACAATTGTTTACTTTCTTGATAGGATGTAATGAACCCCCAAAATCTCTTAGCACTAAACAATTATGTACCTTACCAATCATATTACACACATTCTATAGTGAAAAATGCATAACTGTATATGACATCTTCCCTTAGAAATGGATCATCCTTAACCCAGAAAATGAAGACATCTAAGGTTTGTTAAacctgtagaaatttttttaataaaaatcaAAACATTTTTAGTCACATTCAGAAATTTCAAGAGGTAGAGAAATGTATATTTTTATACTTGACGCTCCAGAAGACCCCAACTGGCAAAATGAGCTCCTTCAATTTGACTTTGGCAAAATATCTGTACTTAAATGCATTGATATCAGCCCATTTGGGGTTCACAGTCACTGCTGAAGTATTTTGACTCCCTGATTTAAAGATCGTTATTCTGGGTGTTATGTTCAATCAGTCAGGAAAATGCATGTCACATTGCCTGTATGCCGACAGTGACAGTGGAGCCTTAGAACCTGTTGAAAGATTTAGCACTCACGCTGTTATTTAGCTTTGCATGCCGATACTGAAAGAGAATACAAAAGGGAAATAACCGTTTCATTCTGTTCCTTTACAGACATTGCATATTCCTGACAATCAAAGGAACAAAGTGAAAGATGAAGATCACCTCTTCAGCTAACAAACTGAAGTTATGTTACTGTGATTCTCAACTTGAAGTGATGACAGCCACAGCGGATCACAACACACCACCTAGAAGACCATAAACACAAGAAGACACAAACTGGAACACTAATGAACTTTCATACCAAGCTGGCATCAAAACATTTTTAACAAGTTATTCTGATTCACACTCCCTTTTACACACACTGTAGCAGTTTCAAAAATAACTAATGTAGGATCAACACTCACCGATGACAGGTTCTCAAGACACATTATGGTGAAAATCAGCACTTACCGGAGCACTACCTTTTAACTCTTGGACTTATGCACAAAAACATCCAAGTATCGCAGTTTCACATCTAAGGGGTGAGCATCAAAACTTAAGCCAGTTATCCTGCAGGCAGCAAGGCCCTTTGCCACAGCTTCCCAAAAGAGGTATCCGTTGATATTTTAGCATTACCGTTGACAGAACAAGCAAGCCATTTAACAACACAAAACATTTAACATTAATTTTACAAACAACAAAAGGATCCACATGTAATATAAACCAAAAAGTTTATTTCTACCAATTTGCCCAAGACACTAGAGGAATGAGTTTCCAGTGAGAGAGGGAATGCCCTCTTACATTAACAGGCTTGCGCTTGGTTGTATCATTACACTAGTAAAGCCACTTAAAATTGCAGACATGACGGGGAAAGTCTCCTTAAAGctaaaataaaggaaaaaaaatgctggTTGTTCTCGTCTACTTATCTTGCTTCACCCCATATCTGAAGCCATGCAACTCGCATCAAACACTCAGCACGGGAGGAAAATAACTAAGAGCTAGACAcaccgaaagaaaaaaaaaaaaagcaaaattgaTTTATTTGTGAGCTTTAAAAGCTCTGCTGTTGCTTGTTGGTAAATCCAGTAGACATGTAAAATACAACCATACAATACATTAGATTCAAAAAGGTACCAAAAAGTACAGTAAAAATAACACTTCCAATTCTGGAAATGTAAATGACAAcacaatataaaataaaaagtggAAAAGTGACATTTGCTTCCCCAGTTCCTCACTTGATCTGTACAAATGGAGCATGAGTCCAATTTTCAGCCAACTCCAAAGGAAAAGCCAGAGCCCATGTTCGCTGTGGTTGGACCATGGGTTCCTTCTCTTACTTACTTTAGACCTTGAGAGAAAAACACGGTGCTTAACGTTACTGAGAATAACCAAATAAGGCATGTAGttacaaagacagacagatgcatgAATGAGTTTTTTTCAGGTCAGTTAATGGACGGACACACCCAGGGGGGGACACGATCACTAAGCTGCAAAACCTAGCACCCCGGCCCTTATTCCTAGTCTTAACCACCACCACCTCAACCCTTATTGATCCAGtagtgtttgtagggatgcaTCTTAAAATGGTTGGCACGTGGAATGAATCCATCTTTAATGATTACAAACCCCATGACACAACCCCCCTGTCCACCAAAATGTTTGAATGGATTTAGAATAGATGGAGAAATTTAGAGTCAAAAGGCACTAATGGTTACAGCTAGGTTGTCATATTACGGTAGATGATGCAAAAATGCATACCTGCACTACATGTGATCAGTATGGCTTGTAGCTACTCTGGTGGCCTCCACGTCTTGGAGTTTTCCCATAGCTTGTATTGCCCTGGTCTGGAGGACAAGAGAAAAAGGGACTGAGTTCTTCTGTGCAACAAGGaggaccaagaaaaaaaaaaaagtttcactcaTTTGCTTTTTCCCTGGGGGGCAGTTAACGCTTACTGTAGTCGTAGCCACCCCCATAGCCGTAATATCCAGCTGTGTAGTCATAGTTGCCATAGCCGCCATAGCCATAGCCTTGCTGTCCGTAGCCGTAGCCCTGGTTGTAGCCCTGGTTCCAATAGTTGTAACCTTGGTTCCAATTCTGGCCCTGGCCTAGAAATAGAGGACCTCATTTTAGGATGCTCTAGAACATAGCACATTAGCCGTTAGATGTCCAACATAACCCATGTTTCTATCCAAATGAAAAGCAATTTTTGGAAAGGGCAACTACAAAAAATGCACCTCTTAACTGGTTCTGAGTGATCAAAAGAAAGAACCTCTGAGCAATCAGGGTGCTATATCATGATGTATTTGAAAGAAAAACAGGGTTGACAAAAATTGCTTGCAAATGGAAACATTTGACAATCCCTTTTCATCTCTCTTTATACCATAATTCCTTATTTATCCTATAGAAGTGTAATAATGCTTGCAATAGAATACTAGTTGAACGAAAAAAGGAATCAAAAGATACTTACCTCCACGGCCCCTCCCACGCCCGCCATAGCCTCGgccaccatactgctgctgctggtacACCTCTTTCGGCTGGGCTATTTTAATCTCACACTGAAGGACCAGACAAACACACGTTAGTTTCGGATTAATTTAAAAAGACTTGTGTAGACTTTGTGTCGTGCATTTACCTTGCTCCCGCTGACATTATggaattttttttccaaaactttcTTGACAGGAGCCTCTTCTTTATACGTGATGAATACGAATCCCCTCCTCTTTTCTGTTTTTGGATCTTGTGGAAGCTCAATGGTCTCGATCTATAAAGTTGAAGAAAAattaaaacttgttttgaacaacaGACATTGCTGGCGGTGCCGATTTCTGACAACCATAGGAAGAAGTGACACACCAATTTAAAAAAGCCCGACACTGTACCTCTCCAAAGGTTCCAAAATACTCCTGGATAGCTTCTTTTTCTGTGTCTGGGTTGAGGCCTCCCACAAAGATTTTCTTGACTGGCTCCTTCTTCATGGCCATGGCCTTCTTGGGGTCAATCTGTCGTCCATCTAGCCTGTGTTCCTTCTGTTCAAGGACCTGGAAGGAGTCTTAATGTAAGCTCTCCGCTTCTGGACATAATGTATTCCCTGAACATCTAAAAATTGGgggctttttttctctcccacctTATCTACACTGGCAGCATCTTTAAAGAGGATAAATCCAAAGCCTCTTGACCGGCCTGTCTGCTGGTCCATCTTAATGGTGCAGTCCGTCACCTCACCAAATTTAGAGAAGTAATCTTTAAGATCCTTCTTACTTGTGTCCCAGCTGAGACCACCAACGAACATTTTCCTGaccagagagagaggggcaaaAAAGTTATATTACTACACAGGCTTAGCCACAACTTTATGGAGAGGGGGCGGAGGACAAGTGCACAAACTGTCCTAGAACATCTGTTGCCACCGGTGACGTAGGAAGGCACGGGGTGTACTAATGCAAGCACCGCTAGGTTGTAGAGattaaaaaagtaaataaattggAAACAGTTAGGATTCAAACGTAGTAAATACTGTACATCCAAGGGCACACGTTATCAAATACACGTTAGATTTCGTCCCTGATCCGAGTGCCcatcccccccaccacccactcCGCTCTGCACATGGCGCCAACAAAGCCCAGCGGAACAAAGAAACAGGGCAGAGCGCACACGGACGTCccccccatacacatacacacccccaCTTATTGCTTTCACAAATTAATCAACATTGGCCATTTAACTCACCCTGCATCCTCTTCGCCTTTGCTGGCGTTGATCTGTCCGCCCTCCGCGGCACCGTTTTGCGAATCTCCCCCCTCCGCCTCGTCCGCACAGGCTTCGGGCCCTGCGTTCTCCTCGCATTCATTCACAGCCTCGCCGTCATTAGCCTCCTCGACGTGCCCAGCTCCGTTAAAATCCTCATCGCCTTCGTGGCCGTTTTCAGATGTTTCCATAAACTGCTGCTCGGTGTCGGACATTTTGAACTAGTATGATCCCCCTAATTTCCTGTGGAGGACATAAATTACGTAGTtacaataaaaattaaaaaacaaaaaaacaaaacaaacaaagacacagTTATTATATAATCCGAGTTGCCAAGCAAGCCTCGCCATTAATGTGCCAATGCATACGTTTCCACCACCATTTTGGCCGGCACGATCGCCTTCCATACATTTTAAAGAGTCACGCTACTTGGGATATCGGTAAACGGTGACACGGTAAACATATGAGTAATGTGTTGTGAACAACACACTGCTCATACAATATAAACCCGAGAATCGTCGTGACGGCTAAAAGACCAGCGGCAATATAAGCAGGATACGACGAATAAAACCGAGCCCTGAACAGTACAACTCAATTCACAGTTACGTAATGTGGAGGCCGTGGTCGCCGCCGTATGACTTTGAAATCGCGAGTATCTACGCACCACTGCGATAACATTACCAATGAATCCGCTCCGTTCGAAATACTTACAGGACAAATTAAAACAAAGGTAAGCGTAATGGGTGCAAAAGAAGTCCGAAAAGCCGCTTACAGATCACACCGTCGGAGAGCTCTCTTCAAGATGGATTCTCCCATACGACGCCAACTCGTGGTTGGTTTTATAGAACCGGCAGAAAAAAAATGACATTCCGGTCATGAAGCCATACAATTCGATCGTCGGCGCTGCCAGTCGGCGACTGACCAATCACACAGGCCTATTTGTCGTTATGCAGAAGATGTTCACGCCCCCCACACAGGAACTTAAGTACATTTTCTGTCACTGTGTTGCTACGTTTTATGGAGGATTGTACATGTCATATTTGAATTCTAATATTAGGATTATTAAAGAGACGCTAACACCTTGTGTAAAATGACTGAAACCAATAAACGCACTGTGCTTTCAATCCCTGGGAAATGGAAACTGGTATAGCCTTCCCACAAAAGCGTCGATTCACGAATCATCGTGTATCCATGATTTAAGAAAGTCACTGGTTACGGAAAATGTTAAGACCATATGAACGTGCATATTGCATTTGTGACTAATTGCTCTTGACTAATTTGCATACACTGACAACTGCTAAGGTGCAATACTATTCAAGAGTATTTCCTAAGAGAAATGTTCTGTGGGGTAGGCCAGATACTAGAAAGCAAAACgtagctttgttttaattaaagagagggaatcctttttttttctttcacgctCTCATTTTCATATTCTGGTCTGTCCACGTAGTTGTCAAGTAATTAGACTCACCAACAACAAGGATCCCCTTCTTCAATCCCCCACCCCAAAACGATGAGCAAAAACCCTCATTGATTATTACACACCCATAATCAAAGGCCAAAACAGTAGGCTAATAATAAGGATTGAACTGAACTTCCTTACCTTTATTTGACATTGCAAGTGAGCTAAGCATTATCGTAAATCATAATGATGATATGGCAAACCAGAATGTGTCTTGCAGAATTGGCTCTTGATTTCAAAAACATAAAAATCCCCGTCAAGAGACTCTTAAATTATGGTGGCAGACCTTCCAAACACCACAAAATGGCTCAAGGGGTCATTGTGTTATTTTGGGATTCTATCCTTTTAGGCCCACTCACAGCTGCTATGTGAACTTTTTTTAAGGGGGCTAAAATCAAAACATTTTCAGTCCAAACTAATTTACAATGCAAACAGTTCATACAGTCTTGTGCACTCCGAGGGACCTTTACGTGGCTGATTGAGACACTTTGAATGCTTTAAAGAAAAATAGTTTTAAATTTGT
Proteins encoded:
- the LOC130113124 gene encoding heterogeneous nuclear ribonucleoprotein A/B-like isoform X2, whose protein sequence is MSDTEQQFMETSENGHEGDEDFNGAGHVEEANDGEAVNECEENAGPEACADEAEGGDSQNGAAEGGQINASKGEEDAGKMFVGGLSWDTSKKDLKDYFSKFGEVTDCTIKMDQQTGRSRGFGFILFKDAASVDKVLEQKEHRLDGRQIDPKKAMAMKKEPVKKIFVGGLNPDTEKEAIQEYFGTFGEIETIELPQDPKTEKRRGFVFITYKEEAPVKKVLEKKFHNVSGSKCEIKIAQPKEVYQQQQYGGRGYGGRGRGRGGQGQNWNQGYNYWNQGYNQGYGYGQQGYGYGGYGNYDYTAGYYGYGGGYDYSLK
- the LOC130113124 gene encoding heterogeneous nuclear ribonucleoprotein A/B-like isoform X1, translating into MSDTEQQFMETSENGHEGDEDFNGAGHVEEANDGEAVNECEENAGPEACADEAEGGDSQNGAAEGGQINASKGEEDAGKMFVGGLSWDTSKKDLKDYFSKFGEVTDCTIKMDQQTGRSRGFGFILFKDAASVDKVLEQKEHRLDGRQIDPKKAMAMKKEPVKKIFVGGLNPDTEKEAIQEYFGTFGEIETIELPQDPKTEKRRGFVFITYKEEAPVKKVLEKKFHNVSGSKCEIKIAQPKEVYQQQQYGGRGYGGRGRGRGGQGQNWNQGYNYWNQGYNQGYGYGQQGYGYGGYGNYDYTAGYYGYGGGYDYNQGNTSYGKTPRRGGHQSSYKPY